In the Hermetia illucens chromosome 1, iHerIll2.2.curated.20191125, whole genome shotgun sequence genome, GTCAACAAAATCTGGAAGTCCCAAATGTTTTCTTAAATCGATAATATTCACTTTGGCAGTAGATATTCCAACAGTAtcattaagctgaaatagattccATTAGTAAACCGCTGGGTTGTATACTAGAATTGTTAAGGACTTACTTCCTTGGCTAAAGAATAATGCATTTCTGCAAAATGCAGTGCCTTCTCATGATCATCGATAGCCGAATGAGCATTTCCTAAACTCCAACAAGCTCTTGCTTCACCTACTCGGTCACCAAGCTCTTGTGCGATGGCCAGATGCCTGTAATGATAATCGATAGCTGTCTGGAAGTCGCGGAGGAGAGTATACGTATTTCCCAGGCTGTAGCATGCTTGTGCTTCAACCGCTTGTTCGCCGAGCTCGATCGCAAGTGATAATGTTCGTCTAGAATTGTTAAATAAACTAAGTCGTACCTGTTGAATGTTTTAAAAGTTTATGCCTTACTTGTAGTGATCGGCTGCTTCCTCGAACTGACCCAAAAATATGTGCGAATTACCCAGGTTGCTATTTGCTCTGCGCTCAGCTGCTTTGTCTCCAAATTCTTTAGCGATTCGCAGACGTTCCTATTATTATAGGACATTCAATAAAACGTTTGAATGAAACCagtgaataaataaataccTGATGATGTTCAATGGCAGCCTCAAAATCACCGAGTAGATAATAAGTGTTTCCTAAATTCCCGCAAGCCCTTCCTTGAGCTCCACGATCACCAAGTTCCCTCATTAGTTTcaagttttgtctaaaatttaaGAGAGAAGGGAGGGATCTCATTTTCGCTACTTCAAAAAATCCAATTGACttcaaaacttactgataaaattcaacagcttttgtaagtgCCTCCTTTACTTCTTCTGAGAAGTCTCCGGGGTCTTTTTGTCCCATATGTTTTCCTTTTGCATGATAGACATTACCTAAATTGTAGAGAGCTCGACCTTCAGACAAGCGGTCGCCCAATTGTCTAGCTAAAGTCAAATGACGATCACAACAGATGGCAGCCTCATCGAATCGGCCCATCACTTTGAATGTGTTGCCCAAGTTGCCCGATGATTTTGCCTCGCCGAGTTTGTCATTCATTGACCTGTTTATCGAAAATTGCGTATAAGGATAGAGGAAAAACGTGACGTTATATGAAGTGGAACAAACCTGGCGAGAGTCAGATCCAATTTGTGATAATGCATAGCTTTTGAATAGTCCCCTAAGTAGAAGTAAGCGTTTCCGAGTTGACTATAAATGGCACTGAGTGTTCTAAGATCATCGGTTCCGGCTTGAATGGCTGCCTGTAAAGATCGTAAATTTGATTAAATATATTTGACTCTAGAAGAAACAGAAATATTAAGTAGTATTTGCAGAGTGAATTCCACATTtaaattgtattatattttcaattttgtaaCTATTCTGAAGAACTGGTGTGTTAAGGTCTGTTTCACATCGAGATTGCGGCATGGATTCGAAACCTAGAGGCTCTCAAGCTCTCCGTTTCGATTGGCCTTCTGGCCATTTCCCATCCAAATCGATGCTCAGGCAAATTTTGAACATACAATCACACTTTTTCCATGATgagtgcaatcccatatcgatctcgTATGTTCTTATTTCGGGTGTGATTATGGCGTGTTATGCCACTGGTTCAAAGTGCCTCCATTAACTGTAGGCGCGGTTCATTgctttttataatcggccaacacttagaactatattttgattttgaatttaagacgttcgttaatgCGTCGGCCACGAAGAATGCCAGTTGCGGTACCCCCGTCATCCAAGTTGCCTTGATGCACGAagtaatttcatagcgcagttcaccgttggctgatagtattgatatTCGGTTTTCGTCATGTTGATGCCACATTTAGCGAGAGTGCTCTTTCCATTGGAGTCCTtaatcaaaaattctgttttattcagattgagtCGAGGACCGTGTTTCACCAGGCGAGATATCTACTTTTGAACAATTTGCTCGAGATAAGCTTTGTTGTGACACTCGAAGTGTTACACGCCTTCATTAGTACCTATCTGCATCATATCATCAGAGGACAATGACCTGTTTATTTTTAtcgaagaacttgatcggcgtgcaggcctggcactcgtacgaaCTGTGATCGAAatgcggaagtgacagtggataggtcacacattaaggaggggacgacaattgcattggaGGCTATGCCATACAGCAGAATCCACACTCCCAAGTTGGCCGaccagtgggtcgccccaagatcACGTATGTTGCAACATTaatcggtatgtagcattcttccgttccattgctagcttacattaatcgtcgaaccagcctttCCGGCTTTTTTTgcgaataaatattcacaccaacgaaaaagaaacaacaagttattatttcaaataccaGATGTTGGAAGCATTAACAGCCACcgtctctgagttggcagaggccgtcAGTGCTTTGCCGGTACAAGGGCATGCAATTTCTCCTTTCAATTTCTCACCAAACGAATCAAACTTGCCAGGAGCTCTAACGAttgctacccgaaatgcagcaccaccatgcctcacaatctacgaccccttGAGCCGGCACAATTAGCTGGCCGATGCAGGCGCTGAAGTTCCAGCATCATAAGTTAACACCACAATCGTTCAAACTCggggcagcaaattcttcatcGATCCACACGTATGACTACAAGCAGGTAGGCGCTTCATAATCGCGGGCAACAGTATAcccatcttaggcgcggatttcctgtgccGCTATGGTTTGCTAGTGGGTATACATAATAGGTCCCTCGTTGACACCACAATCATCACGAAAAATCTAATCTTGCTCAACTCACTCGCAccctttccatcgtttttgaacaGGTTGTCAACGCATAAATTCGCTCACTTCTTCataaataccgcaacatcactaccgagtgtagtctcccTGAGACCGTTAAGCATGATATTCAGCactacatcaacactactggttccccattcTCTAAAGTGCGTCCgttaccaccgcagaagctcgcaattccgcggaaagagttcgaagaacttcttaagcaggctatttgcagaccttcagacagttgttgtTCTTCACCACTCCACATGATCCCTAAATTCAACGGCGAATTaagaccttgtggcgactacagacTCATCCACGATGTTGCGCACTCTATTGCAAACTACCGTATTTTCTCGTTcgtggacttagtcaaggcataccatcagatccctgGAGCTCCCAAAGAcatttcgagttcactaggatgacttttggactgtgcaacgcggcgcaaatcattcaaagattcatccactctgtgctgcggAACCTCAacatctgtttcgtatatttggatgatgttctggtcgcgttttcttctgagtccgagcatttagagcacttcgagtgcatttttcaacatctccttgagaCCGGTCTAGTACTcagcgttgaaaagtgcaaatttctacaatcaCAGGTGAGAATCCTCGCCATCTGATTACTCCTGAAAGCATCCAATcggacccagtcaaggtgcaagcgatttcgaggttcccacttccaaaaactgttaacATCATCAGAAGGTCCTTggtcatgttaaacttctatcgtcgtttcttgcacaAGGtcgcccaccatcaatcgatccttaataCCTTCTTGTCTGGGCCAGAAACCGAagactcccgtctgattgtATAGTTCCCAGGGGCTTCCCAGGCATTTgggaccaccaagcaacagctggctCAATATAAAGTATATACTGCGACACCTCAGACAAGCGACCAAGGCTATATATTCCAGCCATTtcccgaaaggaagtatttcaagcGATTCACCATCTGgcacacccaggcattcggacaacaaatcgattagtcaccgcaaagtatttgtggtcgtccatgaacaaggacattaatacTTGGACCAGACAACGCATGTTagaagtgcaaaactacaaaatatGCGAGGAAAGTGGTAGGAGTGTTCCTTCGGATCCAcgaagcgtttccacacaatccacctcgacataattggccctttgcgagaagGTACGGTtttaggtattgcctcacaatcatcgataggtggcaatacctctgaaataaattactgcacaatcttgtgcagaggccctctgccgagaatggattccatgctttggtgtgccggtaattataatcaccgactagAGAATGTAGTTTGAATTCCTTTTCTCAGAATTGGTCAAACTCctttaaacgccaccggacaaccgcgtaCCACTCGCaattcaatcatcatcatcaacggcgcaacaaccggtatccggtctaggcctgccttaataaggaactccagacatcccggttttgcgtcgaggtccaccaattcgatatccccaaaagctgtctggcgtcctgacctacgccatcgctccatcttaggcagggtctgcctcgttttctttttctaccatagatattgcccttataggctttccgggcaggatcatcctcagccATACGGATTTAGTcaccccccaccgtaacctattgagccggattttatccacaaccaaacggtcgtggtgtcactcatagatttcggccaagagtttgcaatttttcttgctaagagcccaagtctccgaggaataaatgaagactgacaagatcatcgtcttgtacagtaagaattttgaccctatggtgagacgtttcgagcggaacagttttttgtaagctgaaatagactctttgtctgccaacaaccatgcgcggatttcatcgtagtagttgttatcggttgtgattttcgacccaagataggagaaattatcaacggtttcaaagttgtagtctcctatctctttattcttcccgtttaaccggtgcggtttgatgttgttggttgattggttgttgtttctgacgttgccaccatatactttgtcttgccttcattgatgtgcagctcaagatctcgcgccaatatccgcctgctcgatctggttgaaggcagtttgtacgtctcgggtcgttcttcccatgatgtcgatatcgtcagcataggccagtagttggatggacttaaagaggatcgtatccctcgcatttacctcagcatcacggattactttctccagggccattgttaaagaggacgaatgatagagcatccccttgtcgtagaccgttattgatgtcgaatggtcttgagagtgatcctgttgcttttatctggcctcgcacattagtcagggtcagcctagtcagtcttatcaatttcgtcgggaactgcagatgcagcgataaataaataactctgccggAAGACCGTCAAGACCAACGGCTTTACTCGGTTCGGGTCGAGGCTGAAAtgctttctcttctgcttggaggaacagtccttaTCCAGGTGTTAAGGAgactggccatttcatccacaagaggcggaccctaaccggatgtgatacgattaagaaccggGGTGAAATGTTCCTTTCACCTTTTCAGttactcgtcatcgtggatgagaagtgtaccattaacgtccttcacaggaccatcgaaggaTTTGCGGTCACGTGTAAGccctttcgtgatgtggtatacccttctgaaatcattgtgttctACGACATTTTCCGGTTCCCTGACCAATGAAATAGCAAATTACCCCTGACCTTCCCGGGATTTCCTCTCCTTTAGTAGGCCCTTCAATCCCTTATCGATTCCGCAATCAACCAGATTTTATGCCCTTCGTCGCTGACGACCAGTGTAGCACCCGTgaaaagatcatttttgttggcggcccaatgttcatcgatattcccaGGTAGGCTACCCAATGTATTTGCCGTCCCATCAGCAGATGGGATCATACAAGCAGTCAATGTTGGACTTAAATCGTGAACAATCCTGCAAGAGATGGTGGACGTAACATGTAAGcgactatcagatggtgatccttgttatgcacatctagaagacaactcctaaatctactgctgatcactaAGTGTCCAATTTGATGGCTCCCACGTGTTGGTCAGTTTAAACTGCAcaaaccttatggcaggctctgtgcttgaacaatgtaccaccaatgtCGAGGCTGTGGAAGGTGCAGAAACTCACAaaccgttacggtcgccaaaatTGTACTTtcccatcatatgtccgagcaaTGTGTTATCAGAgcacaccttggcattcagatgacccatcacgatcgcaatgtTACCTTTAGGTAGCCTTTCCTGAAATTGTTGCAACTGGTCGtagaaataatccttttccactgtatcggaagtctcctttgctgcatagcactgtacagttGCGATGCCCCGATGCTGgtccggaatcttgcagtcagaagtatGACAGAAAATGGCTCCCAGTCAAGTCACAGGTCAAGGAAGTGCGCCTTGCCGTAGCTGTCAGAAACAGCCAGACACCACCCACTCAGCTTCCcaaaatacaaaagcacattgtcgcTACAGGGAAAGGAGTTCTCTCCAGAGTACCACCATCTTACTCtgattaggcccagaatgtctagcttatatcgttggagttCCCGCTTGAATTGGAAAAAGCGAACATTCTAAGAgccctcgctaccgttatcgAAGAGCGTGTACACATTCTGGAAattaatcatagtccgttttcgatagccaaaggtcgtagtcgTGAAGTCGAGGCGTTATTGAGgttttggtagcaataaagtgccaaaatttgcaggttgctagcccacaaatatgtcatttttagtcgcctcttacggcaAACAGGGAAGATtttaagtgtattcttaagccctaaCGCCCAGGGCACACTCCTCTATgtgatgtgatacctctataattgctgcactgcgtaatatcttTCTTTTTATGCATGGGCtagataatgcttcgttaccAGCCATGCGGCATGGATCcgctgtcccaaaccttgaacataaattgatgaactgcttggtgtagttggtcgctatCACATTTAGCCACTTCGGCTCTAATTCCACCGGCTCCAGGCTAATGAtagtttttaagtcgatgaattgcacagactgtttcttccatacttggttgTGGCAACATTTGTGCATCGTCTCCAATGGGCGGAACTTCTAActccgatattctggttgttgatcaATTCATCAAAGTCTCCTTTGtctcgagatgtataaggcttcatcctccagacttgttggcaaaacttcggCGCTCGGTGCTGTTGCTTCCTGcgcttctcgagttcacagcctTGTTTTTTTCTGTCTGATTTccgttttctgtctgtgaagtcgcttctccactcgaaaAAGTTCGTGATAGGCAATTGCCcgatatgtagcattcttccattccgttgctaagtTACATTTATCGTGGAACTATTCGTTCTGccttttttttgcgactgggtccaagtatgtttgtggtagtatcaatgataacattcttctggTTAtgcagatcatttgtcgattctTCATTTACAGGATTTCAATTAGCTGCAGCAATCTTTTCCCTCTTATAGTTGTTGTGGATGTCTTCAgcgttcactctcacttgattatcAACGGGGAGCcgggatggtgttgttattcgagtccgGAGTACCACGCCAACAagacagtgatccgagtctaaacTTCCTAACCCCGACTCCAGGCCGAGACTCTACCTGCAGCCTtgtccgttgctgctttgatttgcttgaagaagctcatcttcgagtcgagcattaaatcaaGATATTtaaccgttgattttgactctatagtcaactgaccaatcgatatgggacgcagggtcgggattctcttgctggtcaagatgactacttcggtttttttcagtcatccatccgcttacccgtctgctttgcgcctgttcaaaaatgcgtgcgacaacAAGTCCCGCAACGTCGTCCGCATAATCGACCAGGTGCGACTATTCAGGCATATCGAAGCTCAGCAAACTATCGTAgcaagcgttccagaagtccgacCCTAggttggatccctgtgctactccctctggccctctagggtctcatagagcagagagtGTCCTTTCAACAAGCAGCTTGGCATGTCGAGatcagcggctgtgtgcctcggctcgatgaaccacatCTACGACCTACATAATAGCATCCATGCTGgatgtggatctccctgttcttaACCGGAACTGCTTTggtgataagtccccggcaacgcGGATCGCGTCAATGTGTCTATTCctaatgagcttctcgagcactttcccggccgtgtcaaactCTCCTTaaccttgctgatcagcgcgaatctggccaccttccagcgataaaatgccctccttcaagcgagcgttgaacgccccaagcagcaagtctggccgttggcggaacaccagtttgtaaacttccgccgggatgtcaTCAAGACCTagcgctttcttgtttttcatagtgagaaccgcttcttcaagctttcttattgtgaaaagggagcaatccatgacgctttccgcgctattgacatcaacccgcacaggatgtctggggaacaatgtccGTACAATGCGTTCCGTCTGGTCGATATCTAggatgcagggcttccgcagagccccgatttcccGGGTAACAAGCTTATAACTAAGCcctcacgggtcctcattcaccgcGTTGACCAGTTTCTGCTCGCCATgaggtttgcttttatttatagcggtgcgcagtctcctttttgctgatctatgctgtgcctttatggcacctTCCctctcgttggcgtgcaaacgttatgCCAAACGCGGAGCTTATGAGACTCCCTCCGTAGTTCGGCAATTTCTGACGTccatcagtacatagaaggcttgtcacggctggggccCCGCCGGGACATGGAAGCTTCACACGTCGTCGTTATCAGCttaatcactgaatttacgacgatgtcagctgcgacgctatcAGCCtccggagcgccctccagcgcgcctccccctgctccaagagcttcgacgaactttccgatgttatTCCTCGCGATATTCCACAGACGAGAGGAGCGTctcgttggtgctcgccggcaaattTGGAACCAAATATGGATGTGGATCAACAGAACACCTCCAATGTAGGGATGCCTTGACAAGTTTGTCTGTTTTGAGGATACAAAAGTCTTGAGAGTTGAAGAAGTTACAATCTATTAGAGAAAAGAGAGTTTTCATGCTGAAATGGTTAACATGAACCATGATGACCCCCTGAACCGGGTCTTCCCGGAATCAACGTATGAATTATCGGCAGTGTAAGTGATTTCATAAATAATTCCAACCAAACCGAAGACTAATCAGACTTTCCAGCAAAATTTCAATTCCTTATCAAACCGAAACGAGCAGAGAAGCAACAACGAAGCATACTCGCTGCCCGCATCTTCCCCATTGCGTCTACGAATGAAGCCAATTAGTGGATCTCGGTTTACTTGGAAACGCACTACTCCTCGCGTGCACGCATTGATGAACCGAGTTAATTGAGGGCTCCGGGGACAGACTTTCCTAGTTCCGTTCTGATTCCCTCCAAGTATTCCACGGCGCATCACCAATCACCCAACCATTGCCATTCGTCGCTCTGACGCTCAAG is a window encoding:
- the LOC119652947 gene encoding G-protein-signaling modulator 2 isoform X1, whose translation is MSSLSASAENLTGDSQSNDGSSMCLELALEGERLCKAGDCRAGVAFFLAAIQAGTDDLRTLSAIYSQLGNAYFYLGDYSKAMHYHKLDLTLARSMNDKLGEAKSSGNLGNTFKVMGRFDEAAICCDRHLTLARQLGDRLSEGRALYNLGNVYHAKGKHMGQKDPGDFSEEVKEALTKAVEFYQQNLKLMRELGDRGAQGRACGNLGNTYYLLGDFEAAIEHHQERLRIAKEFGDKAAERRANSNLGNSHIFLGQFEEAADHYKRTLSLAIELGEQAVEAQACYSLGNTYTLLRDFQTAIDYHYRHLAIAQELGDRVGEARACWSLGNAHSAIDDHEKALHFAEMHYSLAKELNDTVGISTAKVNIIDLRKHLGLPDFVDDADTSSEAPSSTGSENTQVNSLSNSRVVRVRRQSMEQLDLIKITPDGKRQNAVQQEEVKPKPAKMNEDEFFEMLSRSQSKRMDDQRCSIKMIGKESQRKPLTQQNVNANVPKDNGNYLLEMIADVQSKRMDEQRAILPGLKNRSGANNVINTQPRNNGAPDDAFLDMLMRCQGSRIEEQRSELPRPNVTMDAENSEPRARGTSNIGATVPDEDFFSLIMRVQSGRMEDQRATIPLARIQTATHSTKKNDSSDTTSKNPK
- the LOC119652947 gene encoding G-protein-signaling modulator 2 isoform X2, which gives rise to MSSLSASAENLTGDSQSNDGSSMCLELALEGERLCKAGDCRAGVAFFLAAIQAGTDDLRTLSAIYSQLGNAYFYLGDYSKAMHYHKLDLTLARSMNDKLGEAKSSGNLGNTFKVMGRFDEAAICCDRHLTLARQLGDRLSEGRALYNLGNVYHAKGKHMGQKDPGDFSEEVKEALTKAVEFYQQNLKLMRELGDRGAQGRACGNLGNTYYLLGDFEAAIEHHQERLRIAKEFGDKAAERRANSNLGNSHIFLGQFEEAADHYKRTLSLAIELGEQAVEAQACYSLGNTYTLLRDFQTAIDYHYRHLAIAQELGDRVGEARACWSLGNAHSAIDDHEKALHFAEMHYSLAKELNDTVGISTAKVNIIDLRKHLGLPDFVDDADTSSEAPSSTGSENTQITPDGKRQNAVQQEEVKPKPAKMNEDEFFEMLSRSQSKRMDDQRCSIKMIGKESQRKPLTQQNVNANVPKDNGNYLLEMIADVQSKRMDEQRAILPGLKNRSGANNVINTQPRNNGAPDDAFLDMLMRCQGSRIEEQRSELPRPNVTMDAENSEPRARGTSNIGATVPDEDFFSLIMRVQSGRMEDQRATIPLARIQTATHSTKKNDSSDTTSKNPK